The following nucleotide sequence is from Luteitalea sp..
CGTTGGGTGCGAGCATGTCGCGTGTCGAGCGCAAGCTCAATCAGCTCGTCGACACGCAGAAACGGCCGCGCCGCCGTGGTCCTCCCAAAGCACGGAAGTAGCGCGTGACCACTGGGGCCGAGGCCGACCGACGCGTGACGTGTCCGACTTACGCGCGGCCGTCGTAGCGCGCACCTGTCGTAGGATGAGCCACCGAGTACTGTCCGCGCTTCTCGAAATAGTCCCGGGTTATGGCGCGCACGGTGCCCAAGAGGAGCAGCATTCCCATCAGATTCGGAAACGCCATGAAGCCGTTCAGCAGGGTGCCGACGGCCCACACCACGGGGACCGAAATAACGGCGCCGACCATGATGAGCGCGGTGAAGAGGGCACGATAGAGCAGCACCATCTTCGAGCCAAAAAGGAACTCGAAGCACTTCTCGCCGTAGTAGCTCCAGCCAATCAGCGTCGAGAACCCGAAGAGAAACGAGCTGAGCGCCACGATGAGCGACGCGCCTGGGATGGTCGTGCTCAGTGCCGCGGCCGTGAGATCGCCGCTCGCACCCTGATACGCGACATCGGTCCAGAGTCCTGATGACAGGATGACGAAGGCGGTCATCGAGCAGACGACGATCGTGTCCGTGAAGACTTCGAAGACGCCGACGAGCCCCTGTTCCGCGGGGTGCTTGACGTTAGCGACCCCATGCACGATTGGTGCGCTGCCCAGGCCTGCTTCATTCGAGAGCACGCCGCGGCTGACCCCGGCAGCGATGGCCTGCGCGACCGATGCGCCGGCGAACCCGCCCACGGCCGCCGTCGGCGTGAATGCCTCCGCGAAGATCAGCCCCAAGACGTGCGGTAGCTGGCCCGCGTTCAAGACGATGTAGACCAGCCCAGTGAGGACGTAGATGACGATCATGAGCGGCACGATCCGCTCGGCCGTGGCCGCGATGCGCTTGATGCCTCCGAGCAGCACCAGCCCAACGGATACCGTGATGAGAATGCCGGGTACCCAGAGCGGCACCTCCACGCCGAGTGTTCTAGCGGCCTCGACGAACGTTCGTGCGACGGTGTTCGATTGGGCCATGTTCCCGGTGCCGGCGAGGCAGGTCACCGACCCGAACGCCGCGAATAGATACGCGAAGACCCGTCCCAGGCCGGGATTCGCGCTGCCACGCATGATGTAGTACATCGGGCCGCTCGCGAGCTCGCCCGTCTCGCGCGTCACACGGTAGTGCACGCTCAGCACCGCCTCGGCGTACTTCGTGGCCATTCCGACCGCCGCACACGCCCACATCCAGAACACCGCGCCCGGGCCGCCGATCAGGATGGCGGTGGCGACGCCGCCGATGTTGCCGTTGCCCACCGTCGCCGCGAGCGCCGTCGAGAGCGCCTGGAACGATGTGATCGCCGCCCCGGAATCGGCCTCTCGATGTAAGAGGCCGCCGAGCGCCATCCGAAACGCAATGGGGAAGCGGCGGATCTGCACGAACC
It contains:
- a CDS encoding amino acid carrier protein; its protein translation is MDVSTLTDRILAIDGQVWQPFAMPLVLVIVGGLLTVMTGFVQIRRFPIAFRMALGGLLHREADSGAAITSFQALSTALAATVGNGNIGGVATAILIGGPGAVFWMWACAAVGMATKYAEAVLSVHYRVTRETGELASGPMYYIMRGSANPGLGRVFAYLFAAFGSVTCLAGTGNMAQSNTVARTFVEAARTLGVEVPLWVPGILITVSVGLVLLGGIKRIAATAERIVPLMIVIYVLTGLVYIVLNAGQLPHVLGLIFAEAFTPTAAVGGFAGASVAQAIAAGVSRGVLSNEAGLGSAPIVHGVANVKHPAEQGLVGVFEVFTDTIVVCSMTAFVILSSGLWTDVAYQGASGDLTAAALSTTIPGASLIVALSSFLFGFSTLIGWSYYGEKCFEFLFGSKMVLLYRALFTALIMVGAVISVPVVWAVGTLLNGFMAFPNLMGMLLLLGTVRAITRDYFEKRGQYSVAHPTTGARYDGRA